In a genomic window of Streptomyces sp. NBC_00525:
- a CDS encoding ABC transporter ATP-binding protein translates to MSRPASRLSAHDLTLAYEDRTVVEGLDLEIPDGQVTIVVGPNACGKSTLLRALGRLLKPKRGSVLLDGRELAGLPAKQIAQTVGVLPQTPTPPDGITVADLVARGRQPHQKWWQQWSEADEQAVGDALERTNTASLADRPVDELSGGQRQRVWIAMALAQDTELLLLDEPTTYLDIAHQVEVLDLVRRLNLERGRTVVAVLHDLNQAVRYADHLVAMKNGRIVAQGAPDEVVTTEMVQEVFGLSSVIITDPVTGGRLVVPGFSGQPAAMEQTPEKTGPETEKTGPETEKTPTG, encoded by the coding sequence ATGAGCCGTCCCGCCAGCCGCCTCTCGGCGCACGACCTGACCCTGGCCTACGAGGACCGCACCGTCGTCGAGGGCCTGGACCTGGAGATCCCCGACGGCCAGGTCACGATCGTCGTCGGGCCCAACGCCTGCGGAAAGTCCACCCTCCTGCGGGCGCTCGGCCGCCTCCTGAAGCCGAAGCGCGGCTCCGTGCTCCTGGACGGCCGCGAACTCGCCGGCCTGCCCGCCAAGCAGATCGCCCAGACCGTCGGCGTACTCCCGCAGACCCCCACGCCCCCGGACGGCATCACCGTCGCCGACCTCGTCGCACGCGGCCGCCAGCCGCACCAGAAGTGGTGGCAGCAGTGGTCGGAGGCCGACGAACAGGCCGTCGGCGACGCCCTGGAGCGTACGAACACGGCCTCGCTCGCCGACCGGCCGGTGGACGAACTCTCCGGCGGCCAGCGCCAGCGCGTCTGGATCGCCATGGCCCTCGCCCAGGACACCGAACTGCTGCTGCTCGACGAGCCCACCACCTATCTGGACATCGCCCACCAGGTGGAGGTCCTGGACCTGGTCCGCCGCCTCAACCTCGAACGCGGCCGCACCGTCGTCGCCGTCCTGCACGACCTGAACCAGGCCGTCCGCTACGCCGACCACCTCGTCGCCATGAAGAACGGCCGCATCGTCGCGCAGGGGGCACCGGACGAGGTGGTCACCACCGAGATGGTCCAGGAGGTCTTCGGCCTGTCCTCCGTCATCATCACCGACCCCGTCACGGGCGGCCGCCTCGTCGTCCCGGGCTTCAGCGGGCAGCCCGCGGCGATGGAGCAGACAC
- a CDS encoding FecCD family ABC transporter permease yields MSRTATLAPTRLRPAGHTVLRRGRASFLLHRRSVVVAALLTVLLACAVVAYLCVGESFVAPGEVVRVLFGLPSPDELVVGTLRLPRLVVGLLAGVAFGIAGALVQTVARNPLASPDVIGVTHGAGAATVAALSFNLVAADALPYVSVAGGMAAALLVYVFAWRGGLHSSRFVLVGIGVSVALGSLTQLLLTKGDYLVAQQAKVWLTGSLNSRGYEEAGPLLVVLAIGVPAAMWAARAQRSASFDDDTATALGVRLGRVRLGLTALGVVLASVATGAVGPVDFVALLAPQIARRLTRTAQTPLLSSALLGALIVVVADLLARRLFSPIELPTGVLTAVVGAPYLMWLIVRTRSRTGGTSS; encoded by the coding sequence GTGAGCCGGACCGCGACCCTCGCCCCCACGCGCCTGCGGCCCGCCGGGCACACCGTCCTGCGGCGCGGGCGCGCCAGCTTCCTCCTCCACCGCCGCTCCGTCGTCGTCGCCGCCCTCCTGACGGTACTGCTCGCCTGCGCGGTCGTGGCCTACCTGTGCGTCGGCGAATCGTTCGTCGCCCCCGGCGAAGTCGTCCGCGTACTGTTCGGCCTGCCCAGCCCGGACGAACTCGTCGTGGGCACCCTGCGGCTGCCGCGCCTGGTCGTCGGCCTCCTGGCCGGCGTCGCGTTCGGCATCGCCGGGGCACTGGTGCAGACCGTCGCCCGCAACCCGCTCGCCAGCCCCGACGTCATCGGCGTCACCCACGGGGCGGGCGCCGCCACCGTCGCCGCGCTCAGCTTCAACCTGGTCGCCGCCGACGCGCTGCCCTACGTCTCCGTCGCCGGCGGCATGGCGGCGGCCCTCCTCGTGTACGTGTTCGCCTGGCGCGGCGGGCTGCACTCCTCGCGCTTCGTCCTCGTCGGCATCGGCGTCTCGGTCGCGCTCGGCTCGCTGACCCAGCTGCTCCTCACCAAGGGCGACTACCTGGTGGCCCAGCAGGCCAAGGTCTGGCTGACCGGCTCCCTCAACAGCCGGGGATACGAGGAGGCCGGGCCGCTCCTCGTCGTCCTCGCGATCGGCGTCCCGGCGGCGATGTGGGCGGCCCGCGCCCAGCGCAGCGCCTCCTTCGACGACGACACGGCGACCGCGCTCGGCGTCCGCCTGGGCCGGGTACGGCTCGGGCTGACCGCGCTCGGCGTCGTCCTCGCGTCGGTGGCCACCGGCGCGGTCGGCCCGGTCGACTTCGTCGCCCTGCTCGCCCCGCAGATCGCGCGCCGGCTCACCCGTACGGCACAGACCCCGCTGCTGTCGTCGGCGCTCCTGGGGGCGCTGATCGTCGTCGTCGCGGACCTGCTCGCCCGCCGCCTGTTCTCCCCGATCGAGCTGCCGACCGGAGTCCTCACCGCCGTGGTGGGCGCCCCGTACCTGATGTGGCTCATCGTCCGCACCCGCAGCCGTACCGGAGGCACCTCGTCATGA